Part of the Panicum virgatum strain AP13 chromosome 4N, P.virgatum_v5, whole genome shotgun sequence genome is shown below.
TCTTGCGCCCTGCCAccacccgccgtcgccgtccgcggCACTACCCGCCGCCTCGCTCGACGCCCgtggccccgcccgccgccgccacgctcgcCGCCCTAACGCGCCGCCACCGTCCACAGCCCCGCCATCTGCCCTTCGCGCGCCTCCGCTTGGGGCAGGGCCTCCTTCGTGCGCTGCTGCCTGGGggagatggcgccgccgcctggggaAGATGGGGGAGTGGTGTGTAATGTTGGTGTGCCAGGGGTAATTTGGTATTTTCACCGCCACTTAACTGGGAGTTAACCGGAGACATAACAGTAGGGCCATAGAAGGGAACGAAAGTTAAAAAGAAGTTACAAAAGAGCGTTTCAGTTTTCTATGGTCATAGAATAGAAGGAAGCTCCATTTGTTACAGGGCCTTCCAACGAATTTTCCCCCGGACTTATCGTGGCGCCGGAGAGTCAGTCTCGCGCACGGCGCACCGCCGGTGGATGGCCGAGCTCTCGCCGTTTCCCGTtcctccgccctcgccgccttGCCCTCCAGCCAAGCGCGTCAACTCCCCACCGCCCCGCCCACCGCTTCTCCTTCCCGGAACCCCCGAAAGCTCGCAtaaccgccgcgccgctgcgtCTGCGCGGTAGCGAAAAATCCCCCCACTTCAATTTCCACTCCGCTCGCGTTCCCCGCCTCCCCATCTCGAATCCGCGCGACGCGCCCCCCTGCTGAGCCGGCGAGAAGATGCCGCGGCTGACGCCGGCGGACGCGACCCTGATCCTGGACCACGCCCTAGGCGACCCCtcggtccccgccgccgccgtccacgcgctgctcgccgcgctGCCCTTCCCCTCCGACCCGaccccgcgcctccgccgcgcggtgctcctccgccgcctcgccgccgacccggTCTCCGCATCCGCGCTCGACACGCTCCACCTCCTCGCGTCGCTCCCCGCCTCCCCATCCCCCTGCCCCacccccatcgccgccgcccacatCGCCGTCGCGGGCTTCCTCGCGGCGTCCGCGCCGGacttcgacgccgccgccacggcgctcttcgcgcgccccgacggccgcgTGCGCCGCGCGGTCGCCGAGGGAGGGTCTCCCGCGCTGGCCTCCGACGACGCCATCGCCACGGTGGACCAGTTCGAGGCCGCCGTCGGGAACTCGTTCTCGCAGGTCGTGCTTAGGGGCCTGTGGGGCGACCGGGCCGCCGCGGAGGAGCGGGTCAgggagctcctcgccgccgagtGGGCCGTGACTGGGCCGTCGCTGCTGGAGGTGGCAGCGGAGCGGATCGTCGGGGATGGGTCCATCCAGACATGGCGTGACGCGAAGGAGGCCAACCGCGCCAAGTTCCGTGTGCTAGGTGAGGCTCTTTTTTCCCCCCCTGGCAATGCAGCTAATTCAAACCAAGCATAAGGTTTGATGTGTTATGCTGGTTTTTTAAATTCATTTAGGTTTTTCTCTGCGCCAAAGGTAGCTGGGAGATATCATTATTTTGTCGATTATAAGTAATGTGGATGCAACAGAAAGTTAAAATATAAGCATTGTACTCTTTGTAATGTCCTGAAGCACATTAGGCGACAATTCCATCTTATGGCTTTATTTTACTGGTGTCAGATGTCACATTATAGCTCCTTGAGTCAAATCATTCAGCCTTTATGTTCCAAGTAAAGCTTGTTTGATCTGTTGTCTGCTGAAGTCAGGAAAGTAGGTCCAAGCATGTGTATATCTTTACTGAGTAATTGAAAATAGGAGCAATGAGTAAGAATGCAGTTTATTCATCATGGTCTGGAAATCTATCTGTCTTAACTTTTGTATTTGAAAATACAAAGTGGTGAATCTGGTATTCCGGTCCCTTGCCTGCCTTTGCAATTTACTAATTGTGCTCTTCTGCTACTTATTGTTTATGCAAGATTGAGCTACATTATCTTAATCATGTTACTATTGAGTTTGCTACTTCAAATGGTTTTGCTCCATCTATGTTTCTTGTTGTTTGTGGTTGTATGGTACACTTGGTACAGCTGTTTAGGTTTCCTTTCTTTTGGGCCAGCTCAAGGTCTTCAAATACATCATTCATATACTTGGGGACTATTTTATGCATAAGGCCAAGACCGTCTAGTGTATTAATAGATCATGTATATAATGGAACTTGCAGCTGGGGAAGAAAAAACACGCGAAATTTTGGGCAAACTTGAAGAATCTACCTCTCGTGTAAATCCGATTTCGACACCAGAATTTTCCAAGGTGGTGGATGCTCTTAAAACAAGCTGTGCGGAGCTTCACAGTGTAGTGGAGGATCCACTTCCAGCTGCAAAGGCAGCTGCAGATGAGGTGGTGGCATCAAGGGTGGATAGGGCAGTTAATTTAAATGCTGAAACTGGTCAGCCAGCAGCTTGTGGCACTGCAGGCTcaagtgtgcttcatgaaaagaacaattgTCCAAATAAAGGCAGACCTCCCAGCCTTATGGATTGGAACCCGATGGCACGGACCTTTCAGGTGAGCCCCACACGCCCACCCATCTCCTCCTTCTGTGTGACATGCCATTTTTCTGAAAACTGCCAATATCTCACTTGCTATGGTCATTAAATTAAATTTGGGATTATTCTAGCTTGCCTTGATAATTGTAAATTGTATAATTTGAAGAACCTACACGATATCAGCACCTTTGTCATGTCATCTCAATATTTTGCATTAAACATATGTGCATACTTACCTTTGATTGAATTTCAATATACATTGCTCTTTATGCTGCTAGTTTCTACTACAGATTTCTGCTTGCATTTGTTGTGCTTTCTGCAAAATCTTATCATATATTGATTTTTAAAATATCTTATCAGTATTGCTTTCTGCTCTGACCATgacaggaaatgatgaaataaaGTTGCAAAGTCTAATTATTGGTAAAATTTGTTCTGCTAGGTGATACAATCTGCATTCATGAGGTAGCTACTGGAATTAGGAATATTGAGTCATTGACAACCTTTACTAGAGTCCGCAAGCGCATCGGTCGGGCTGTGTTCATATCATAACTAAACATTACTGCAGTCTGGTTTAAAATTGCATGCAACTTAAAGTTCTCGGgtatcagaagttcagaacccGTTTTTGTTAGCCTATAGGATACTTTATAGCACTGTAGCGTGTAACTATAAAAACATAAGATACTGGTCATGTCGCTAAAAAGAATCCGCTTGTTTGCAGTGGGAGGAGTCGCCTGATCCTGAGGGTTCAGAACCAGCATTACCTAGACCGCACTTGCCTAGCCCTAGGAGAATACCAGTTTCTCCTTTGCCACCGGCAGAAAACAAAAATAAGCGTAGAAGGGCAAGGAAGTGGTGCTTGTTAGAAGAAGAAACACTAAGAAAGGGTGTTGAACTGTATGTAGTTTTGTCTTGCTGTTTGAAGATATTTAGCTTTCTCGTTCTATACAATGTTGTTTAAATCATCTTTAGGCAGATTTCGCCACTTCATTATATGATGCTCATTGCCCCATTCCAACTATTTCATGTGCAGGTATGGTAGTGGTAATTGGAAGGATATTCTGAGTAACAACCCCGATGTTTTTATCGGCAGAACACCAGTAAGTACTTGTACGCTAAGCTGTAGTTTCTCGGTTGCTAATCTTCCATGAACTGCTTAACTGATTGCTTATTGTAGGTGGACTTGAAGGATAAGTGGAGGAACATGATGAGGTAGTGGATAACCTTTTATCTGGACAAGAAGGTAATGGAGCCTGTGTTCATTCTGGCTGAAGTAACCTCACGTTTCTGGCGGTTTGCTGTGGTGAAGTAGAAAGCCTTTAACCATTTCGTGACGTCACTAATGTAGCGCCGGATTCTGCCGCTGTTCTGATCCCCACCTAACCTGTAACAAATGCTCACCGAATAACTGCTTCACTGTGAGGGCTAATTTGGAAGCAAGAGGGAGTTAAACCCAGGGAAGGAAAACCTCCCATGGAGAACTAAATGTCTTATTCAAATGACATCCTCATGAATTGCTTACCCTGGGAAAAATCAGGGATCCAAGGGGATTTGAGTTTCCAAACTACTGTAGCACTGAAAGGTTGTATTTAACCTATGTATAGCGTGTTGCTTGTGTGTAAATGCTTCTTTACCGTCGAAGTACACTGTACGTATAATCTTTTGCATACATGCTGGATGCTCCAAGCATAAAACCTTTCTCCAGCGTGTGTCTTCATGCTTTGCAGATGGATAAGAAGCGTGGTGGTGGGCTGGCCTGTGCTGCTGTTGGGCTTCCAGTAAGAGAGGGCCGAAACTGAGTCGGCCTGTGGACTTAGCAGGTGGGGAGGAGGGGGTAGCGGCGGCCGCGTGGGCGGCTAAAGTCTATTttacctcctccaactatcaccaaagtttagttttcctcctacaactataaaatcgggtatttcacctccctcaacttttcaaaccATGCATTTTAACTCCCTCGAGCGGTTTTGAAGactgtttgctacagtaaccgtagttttgcccttttctttttttttaaaaaattcagttgaatctttgaaaaatcatagtaaatcacaaaaaa
Proteins encoded:
- the LOC120670846 gene encoding uncharacterized protein LOC120670846 codes for the protein MPRLTPADATLILDHALGDPSVPAAAVHALLAALPFPSDPTPRLRRAVLLRRLAADPVSASALDTLHLLASLPASPSPCPTPIAAAHIAVAGFLAASAPDFDAAATALFARPDGRVRRAVAEGGSPALASDDAIATVDQFEAAVGNSFSQVVLRGLWGDRAAAEERVRELLAAEWAVTGPSLLEVAAERIVGDGSIQTWRDAKEANRAKFRVLAGEEKTREILGKLEESTSRVNPISTPEFSKVVDALKTSCAELHSVVEDPLPAAKAAADEVVASRVDRAVNLNAETGQPAACGTAGSSVLHEKNNCPNKGRPPSLMDWNPMARTFQWEESPDPEGSEPALPRPHLPSPRRIPVSPLPPAENKNKRRRARKWCLLEEETLRKGVELYGSGNWKDILSNNPDVFIGRTPVDLKDKWRNMMR